The Solanum lycopersicum chromosome 9, SLM_r2.1 genome window below encodes:
- the LOC138338338 gene encoding secreted RxLR effector protein 161-like: MIGSLLYLTASRPDIVFSVGLCARFRSCPKESHLKAFKRILRYLKGTMNLVLWYPTGDSFDLKGFADADYAGHMVDRKSTSGMTHFLGPCLISWATRKQNSVALSTVEAEYVATASCCAQLLWIKQQLKDFGIKTGCISILCDNTSAMNMAKNPVQTNAPNT, from the coding sequence ATGATTGGATCACTCCTATACCTTACTGCCAGTAGACCTGATATAGTGTTTAGTGTTGGTCTATGTGCACGTTTTCGGTCCTGTCCTAaggaatcacatctaaaagctTTCAAAAGAATCTTGAGATATTTAAAAGGCACAATGAACCTGGTTCTCTGGTATCCAACTGGTGACTCTTTTGATCTAAAAGGATTTGCTGACGCAGATTATGCAGGTCATATGGTTGATAGAAAAAGTACCTCTGGGATGACACACTTTTTAGGACCATGTCTAATATCTTGGGCAACTAGAAAACAAAATTCAGTTGCTCTATCTACTGTTGAGGCTGAGTATGTAGCAACTGCTTCATGTTGTGCCCAACTTCTTTGGATAAAACAGCAGCTTAAAGATTTTGGCATAAAAACAGGTTGTATTTCTATTCTATGTGATAATACAAGTGCTATGAACATGGCCAAAAATCCAGTTCAAACAAACGCACCAAACACATag
- the LOC101247056 gene encoding carrot ABA-induced in somatic embryos 3-like, with product MASEQEERSQLDARARQGETVVPGGTGGKSLEAQEHLAQGRSRGGQTRREQLGTEGYQELGQKGGQTRKEQIGKEGYKEMGRKGGLSNANTDKSQKGVNDV from the coding sequence ATGGCATCAGAGCAAGAAGAAAGATCTCAACTTGATGCTAGGGCTAGACAGGGAGAGACAGTTGTACCTGGTGGCACTGGTGGAAAAAGCcttgaagctcaagaacatctAGCTCAAGGTAGAAGTAGAGGAGGTCAAACAAGAAGGGAACAGCTAGGAACAGAAGGATACCAAGAGCTAGGACAAAAAGGAGGACAAACTAGAAAAGAGCAAATAGGTAAAGAAGGATACAAAGAAATGGGTAGAAAAGGCGGACTCAGTAATGCTAATACTGATAAATCTCAAAAAGGCGTTAACGACGTTTGA
- the LOC101246752 gene encoding chlorophyll synthase, chloroplastic, which produces MASLLNTVPSIKLSNFNYNNPLRSSQISFSLSRRRLVVRATETEKEAKAEAPDKAPAAGGSSINQILGIKGAKQETDKWKIRVQLTKPVTWPPLIWGVVCGAAASGNFHWTPEDVAKSIVCMLMSGPFLTGYTQTINDWYDREIDAINEPYRPIPSGAVSEQEVITQIWVLLLGGLGLAGILDVWAGHDFPVIFYLALGGSLLSYIYSAPPLKLKQNGWIGNFALGASYISLPWWAGQALFGTLTLDVIVLTLLYSIAGLGIAIVNDFKSIEGDRAMGLQSLPVAFGSEAAKWICVGAIDITQISVAGYLLGAGKPYYAFALLGLIAPQVFFQFKYFLKDPVKYDVKYQASAQPFLILGLLVTALATSH; this is translated from the exons ATGGCTTCTCTCCTCAACACTGTGCCATCTATTAAACTATCAAATTTCAACTACAACAACCCACTTCGCTCTTCACAAATAtcattctccctctctc GAAGAAGACTCGTTGTTAGAGCAACAGAGACTGAAAAAGAAG CTAAAGCAGAGGCACCAGATAAGGCACCAGCTGCTGGTGGCTCAAGTATAAATCAGATTCTTGGAATCAAAGGAGCCAAGCAAGAAACG GACAAGTGGAAGATTCGGGTTCAGCTTACAAAACCTGTTACTTGGCCTCCCCTTATCTGGGGTGTGGTCTGTGGAGCTGCTGCTTCTG GGAACTTCCACTGGACTCCAGAGGATGTGGCCAAATCaattgtttgtatgttgatgtcTGGTCCATTTCTAACTGGCTATACTCAG ACTATTAATGATTGGTATGATAGAGAGATTGATGCTATTAACGAACCTTACCGTCCAATTCCTTCAGGTGCGGTATCTGAACAAGAG GTCATTACTCAAATATGGGTGCTTCTTTTAGGAGGCCTTGGGTTAGCTGGTATTTTAGATGTTTGG GCAGGGCATGACTTTCCTGTAATATTTTACCTTGCACTTGGTGGATCCTTGCTCTCCTACATCTACTCAGCTCCACCATTAAAG CTCAAACAGAACGGATGGATTGGAAATTTTGCTCTAGGAGCAAGTTATATCAGCTTGCCTTG GTGGGCCGGTCAAGCTTTGTTCGGGACCCTTACACTTGATGTAATTGTACTAACACTATTGTACAGCATTGCCGGT CTGGGCATAGCCATTGtaaatgatttcaaaagcattgAAGGAGATAGAGCTATGGGGCTTCAG TCACTTCCAGTAGCTTTTGGTTCTGAAGCTGCTAAATGGATTTGTGTTGGTGCCATTGACATAACTCAGATATCAGTGGCAG GGTATCTTTTAGGTGCTGGCAAACCCTATTATGCTTTTGCACTTCTAGGTTTAATTGCTCCACAAGTCTTCTTCCAG TTTAAGTACTTCCTCAAAGATCCAGTAAAATACGACGTCAAATATCAG GCCAGTGCACAGCCATTTCTTATACTTGGTCTTTTGGTTACTGCTTTAGCAACTAGCCATTAG